The sequence TCGCCGAATCCGTCGCCGTTCACGTCGCCTCCACCCGCGACCGAGTGGCCAAGGTTGTCCAGGCTGGCCGCGCCGGCGAACGTCGCGATGGGCGTCGAGGAGGGCGAGGCGCCTCCGGCGAAGACGTATGCATGGCCGCAATCGATGAGCGAGGGCTCGTCACCGAACACTTCGCCCACCAGTAGATCGCCGAAGCCATCGCCGTCTACGTCACCCGCCGCCGAGACCGAACTGCCGAACGCGCTTCCCGGAGCGGAGCCGTTGTAGGTCCAGCTCGGCGCGGCGCCGCCCCCTGCGGCCTCGCCGCGAATGACGAATGCCTGCCCGCCCGAGCCAGAATTGAACGCGCCGATCGCAACGTCACCGTATCCATCGCCGTCGAAGTCGCCGATTCCCGCCACCGCCTGCCCGAAGAATGCGCTCGCACCGCTTCCCGTCCAGGTGCGCTGCGGTGAGGCCGCGAGGCCACCGGGACCGCCGAGGAAGAGCTTCGCATGTCCCTGGTCGGTGCTGCTGCCGTCCCATGATCCCGTGCCGACGAGAACGTCGCTGTATCCATCGGAGTTCACGTCACCCGCTCCGGCGACGCTCGTGCCTTCCTGGGCATTGTCCTGGTTGTCGGTCTCGCTCCATCCACCCGCGACCAGACCATTCGGCGAGCCCAGGTAGAGGAAGGCTTCTCCCGCGGCCGGATGGTGGACTGGCGGCGTGTGTGCCTGGAAAGTGACGGTTTCGTAATTCGGCGCGCCCACCACGACGTCGGCATAGCCATCGCCGTTCACGTCGCCCGCGTACGCGACGCTGGCGCCAAACTGCGATCCGGTCTGCGACGAGCTGATGATCTGGTCGGGGAAGTTGATCGCTGTCGACCAGTCGCTCCGCCCGAACCAAACCGCGACGTAGCCGCCGACGTGCGCGCCCACCACCACGTCACCGAAGCCGTCACCGTTGATGTCCTGTCCCATCGCGACCGAGATGCCGGCATTGGAGCCATCGATGTAACCAATGCCGGTCCAGACCGGGGTCGCGGCGATCCCCGACTCGCCGCCGAGATAGAGCTCCACCTTGCCGTTGTCGGTGGCCCCAAGATTGTCATCGAGAGGAGCTCCCACCAAAACGTCGTCGAAGCCGTCACCGTTGACGTCGCCGATCGCAAGCGACCAGCCGGAGACGGCGCTGGCCTGCCCGCCGAAGCGCTCGGCGGCGAGAGCGTTCGGCCGATCGGCGCTTCCGTAGTAGAGCAACACCTTTCCCGCCAACGCGCCGAAGTCGGAGGAAGCCGGGAGGCCGACGAGGACGTCGCCGAATCCGTCGCCGTTCACGTCGCCGGCCGCAGAGCAGCTGATGTCGCCGAGCTCGGTCGCTTCCGGAAATATCAAACTCTGCACGGTTCGGGCGCCAACTCCGCGACGGCCAAGGGCCAGGTAGAGATGCGCCTGACCGTACTCCCCCAGCCCGGGATAGAGCACCAACGCGTCGGCCAGGCCGTCGCCATTGACGTCACCGGCGGTAAAGGAGCCAAGACCCATGTAGCCATCCACATAGCCAATCAGGCCGAGGGATGACCCACTGGACACGCCAGGCCCCCCATGGATGACTGCCATGAAGCCGATGAACTCATAGTCCTTGCCCGTATCGGTGACGAACGGATCGGCGAAGAGATAATCGGCGTATCCATCGCCGTTCATGTCGCCCGCGGGGGCCAGACGGGCACTGAACTGGCCGTCGCGCTCGAAGCTCGAAGAAGAGACCGGGCCCGCAGGCCCGCCGAGATAGACGAAACCGGGGCTGGCTGTAGTGCCGCCCAGGTTGCGCAGCTCGGTTCCGATTCCGAGGTCGTCGTAACCATCGCCGTCGATGTCGCCAATCCCGGCCACCGAGATTCCCAGGCGCATTCCGAGTGTCGTACTGGTCTGGCTCCAGCTCGAGCCCGTGGAGAGGCCCGTCGCGGAGCCGTAGTAAAGAGTGGCGGCGCCCCGTTCGGCCGAGTTGAGGGGATCGCCGACGATCACGTCGTCGTAGGCATCGCCGTTCACGTCGCCGGCCGCGCAGACCGACCAGCCGAACGAGGCGTCGCCGTTCTGGGTGAACGAGGGCGATGAGCCCAACCCGCCAGGGCCCCCGTACCAGACCTGGATCGTGCCCGTACCGACGCCGCTGGTATCCGCTGCCCCGAGCAGCACGTCGTCGTAGCCATCGCCGTTCACGTCGCCCGCTGCCGACACGTGCACCGGCTTTCCGTAGTTCAGCTGCGCCCAACCCGGCGGCGATACGGGACCCGCGGGAGAGCCGTAATAGAGAACTACCGCCCAGCTCCCCCAGGGGCTGGCCAGCTTGTTCGAGACGAGGAAGTCCGCGTAGCCATCGCCGTTGACGTCGCCCGCCGCCGAGACCGAATGGCCCCACCCGTACCAGCCGGGCTGGTTCGGATAGAGCGTCACCGGACTGCCGAGCAGATTCAGCTCCGGATACGGCGGCGAATCCGTCACCGGACGCGAAGCTCCCTGAGACTGAACGGGCACGGGCAAGGCGCCTGAGGAGCGGGCCGGAGACTGGACGAGCAGCGTCGATAGGCTGGCGGCAATCGCGACGGCGCGGACCTGGGCGGCTCGCATGACTTCACCTCCGGTTTGGGCGGTCGGCTGTTCCAACTCGCAAACGCACCAGAGGGAGAACCGTCACGAGCAATCCCGGCCTCGTCGGCCCGGCGCTCGGAGAGCGACTGGCTAGGGAAGTGGAATCGCGCGGGACTTCGAGGTGGCGATCACGTCGGGCCCGCGAAGGGCTTCGATCGCGATAGCCACCTGCTCGCCCGAGTGAAGCCCGTCGGGTAGCTTTCCGGCGCTCAGCTCGAGCGAGAGTGCCGCGTTCACGTCGCGATGAGCGACCTCGCTGAGGTCGGGCCCGTAGAACACCACCCGATAGGATTCGGCGCCGGGCACGGCGCTCCAGCTCAACATCACGCCGCCCGGCTCGAAGCGCGGCGCACGCAGTTCGAACGCCGGCGCTTCGCCTCCCCCACGAACCACACCCGGCGCCGGAGTGCGCGACTGCGACCACCACACGAAGGTTG is a genomic window of Candidatus Sulfotelmatobacter sp. containing:
- a CDS encoding FG-GAP-like repeat-containing protein, with product MTDSPPYPELNLLGSPVTLYPNQPGWYGWGHSVSAAGDVNGDGYADFLVSNKLASPWGSWAVVLYYGSPAGPVSPPGWAQLNYGKPVHVSAAGDVNGDGYDDVLLGAADTSGVGTGTIQVWYGGPGGLGSSPSFTQNGDASFGWSVCAAGDVNGDAYDDVIVGDPLNSAERGAATLYYGSATGLSTGSSWSQTSTTLGMRLGISVAGIGDIDGDGYDDLGIGTELRNLGGTTASPGFVYLGGPAGPVSSSSFERDGQFSARLAPAGDMNGDGYADYLFADPFVTDTGKDYEFIGFMAVIHGGPGVSSGSSLGLIGYVDGYMGLGSFTAGDVNGDGLADALVLYPGLGEYGQAHLYLALGRRGVGARTVQSLIFPEATELGDISCSAAGDVNGDGFGDVLVGLPASSDFGALAGKVLLYYGSADRPNALAAERFGGQASAVSGWSLAIGDVNGDGFDDVLVGAPLDDNLGATDNGKVELYLGGESGIAATPVWTGIGYIDGSNAGISVAMGQDINGDGFGDVVVGAHVGGYVAVWFGRSDWSTAINFPDQIISSSQTGSQFGASVAYAGDVNGDGYADVVVGAPNYETVTFQAHTPPVHHPAAGEAFLYLGSPNGLVAGGWSETDNQDNAQEGTSVAGAGDVNSDGYSDVLVGTGSWDGSSTDQGHAKLFLGGPGGLAASPQRTWTGSGASAFFGQAVAGIGDFDGDGYGDVAIGAFNSGSGGQAFVIRGEAAGGGAAPSWTYNGSAPGSAFGSSVSAAGDVDGDGFGDLLVGEVFGDEPSLIDCGHAYVFAGGASPSSTPIATFAGAASLDNLGHSVAGGGDVNGDGFGDLVIGEPRRLSSFNQEGGFRLYLGNSLSSSTAGQLTGHAHLTRAMQPGPPAAPIGLYGMSRSTSTFTLASNATSAAGRERVALDWRVIPPVGGGTGSQGRTPWKAMGPPTDPLGGAVLLSQAVTGLSAGSAYGWKTRVLSRSPWFRYGNWIAPQPNGRGQWDVRTAPGSAAVPTAAAISTDLEFSAAWPSPSRRDVNLEFALPRRGPARLQVRDLQGRSVRTLLDHDLEAGRHSLVWNGAGDDGRTCPAGIYFLELTCGDARAVRRVAIVR